The sequence TATAAAATGTAAGAAAACTTAACCTCAATCCTTAGCAAATAGGTTTAAGCTACAAGATTAGGCAGACTCTTAACATAGCATTAAAACAAGATGAGTACAAATTTAGCAACTTTATTACGCGAAGGAACAAAAAAATCTCACACCATGGCGGAAAATGTTGGTTTCGTCAAGTGTTTTTTAAAAGGCGTTGTCGAAAAAACCTCCTACCGTAAACTAGTCAGTAACCTCTACTTCGTCTATCAAGCTATGGAAGAGGAGATGGCTAAACTCAAAGACCATCCCATAGTTGGTCAAATCTATTTTTCTGAGTTAAACAGAGAAAAAAGCCTAGAAAAAGACTTATATTATTACTATGGTCCTAATTGGCGTCAAGAAATTAAACTCTCTCCCGCAGGAGAAGCTTATGTAGAACGCATCCATACTATAGCTAGCCAACAACCTGAATTATTGGTGGCACATTCCTATACTCGCTACCTCGGGGATTTATCTGGTGGACAAATTCTCAAAAAAATCGCCCAACAAGCGATGAATTTAGAAGAGGGATCAGGTACTGCTTTCTACGAATTTGAGAATATCTCTGATGAAAAAGCCTTTAAAACTCAATATCGTCAAGCACTCAATGAGTTAGATGTAGATCAAGCAACCGCAGATCAAATCGTTGTGGAAGCTAACGAAGCGTTTAAAATGAACATGAAAATGTTCCAAGAATTAGAAGGTAATTTAATTAAAGCTATTGGGATCATGCTCTTTAATACCTTGACCAGACGTCGTAGTCGTGGTAGCACTGATAGTGATTTAGCAACTGTTTCCGAATAAACAGATTTTGTCCTCAAGCTACAAGATAAATTGTCTTTGACTGTCTTGTAGCTTTTTTTTGGGCAAATTAAGCTTAATTTTCTTTACAATTGTTAATGAGAGTATAAAGAAATGTTAAGCAGTGAAACAAGACAAAGTCATCGTTATTGGAGCAGGGATAGGAGGTTTAACCGCGGGTGCGTTGCTAGCGCGTCATGGTTATGATGTCAGTATTTATGAACAAGCTTATGTACCAGGGGGCTGCGCGTCAACCTTTAAGCGCAAAGGTTTTACCTTTGACGTGGGGGCTACTCAAGTAGCAGGCTTAGAGCCAGGAGGAATACACGATCGCCTGTTTAAAGAATTAGGAGTAGAATCTCCTCGGGGTAAAATTTGTAACCCTGCTTGTGCGGTATTTCTCCCTGATGAAACCGAACCAATTAACGTGTGGAGGGATCAGGAAAAATGGCAAATGGAGAGAAATAGACAGTTTCCGGGAAGTGAGAGATTTTGGCAACTCTTAAACCGTTTATTTGAGATTAGTTGGCGTTTTCAAGAAAGAGAACCAGTTTTACCTCCACGCAATCCCTGGGATTTAACCGAATTAATCAAAGCTGTGCGTCTTGATACTTTGATTACTGTACCATTTGCTTTAATGACAGTGGGGGATATTTTACGTCTTTATGGCTTAGATGGCAATCGTCGTCTAAGCACTTTTCTTGATTTACAATTAAAACTCTACTCACAAGTTGACGCCAATGCAACCGCCTTACTCTACGCAGCCACAGCTTTAAGCGTTTCCCAAGCACCCCAGGGATTATTTCACCTTTACGGAAGTATGCAAGTCTTGAGCGATCGCCTGGTGGAAGCCTTAACCAAACACGGTGGTAAACTTTACTATGGTCACCGAGTGGAACAAATACACAGAGAAGGTAACCAGGTTAAAGCAGTAACCATAGGTAACCTTAAAACCCAACAAATCTGGCAAGAAGAAGCCTCTCATATAGTAGGTAACCTGACAGTACAAAACCTAGTCAAACTAGTTAACCTACCCAACTACGCTAAACGTGTAGCCAAACTTCCCCCCTCTTCAGGAGCATTTGTAGTTTATCTAGGAGTCGAACCAGAAGCTATACCCAGTAATTGTCCTCCTCACCTCCAATTTCTCTATGATTATACAGGACCAATAGGAGAAAACAACTCTCTGTTCGTTTCTGTCAGTCAACCAGGAGATGGACGCGCACCAGCAGGAAAAGCGACTATTATCGCCTCCTCCTTTACCGAAGTTTCCCGTTGGTGGCAAGGTAGTGAAGAAGAATATCAACAACTTAAACAACAATATACCGAAGAAGCGATCGCTCGTTTAAGTAATTACTTTACACTCTCACCAGCAACAATTATTCATCAAGAATCAGCCACACCCCGTACCTTTGCCAGATATACTGCTAGAGAACAGGGAATAGTAGGAGGAATCGGTCAAAGACTTAGTACTTTTGGTCCATTTGGTTTCGCTACCCGTACTCCTTTAAGTAATCTCTGGCTAGTTGGTGATTCAGTTCACCCAGGAGAAGGTACAGCAGGAGTTAGCTACTCTGCAGCTACTGTAGTTAAACAAATTCTCTCTAGTTAATCAACGTATGATTAAAAAAACTCTAACTACCATTGGTTGGCGAGAAATTATCGCCTTACCAGAGTTAAATATTCCTTCCATTAAAGCTAAAATCGATACAGGTGCTCGAACATCAGCACTTCATGCTTTCCATATCCAGGAATTTTACCTTGATGACAAACCAATGGTCAGTTTTCAGGTTCACCCCCATCAGAAAGACACTCACCACACCGTTACTGCAATCGCTGAATTATTAGGCTATAAAGAAGTGAGAAATTCTGGGGGTCACCTGCAAAATCGACCAGTGATTAAAACCAAAGTAGAAGTCAATGGTAGTAGTTGGAAGATTGAGGTAACCCTAACCAATCGTGATTTAATGGGATTTCGGATGCTTCTAGGTCGTCAAGCATTACGAGGACATTTTATCGTAGATCCAGGGCGATCGTTTCTGCTGAGTTAATCTATTTTTACAGTTAAAGACAATGAAAATCGCTATTTTGTCACAAGATTCTAGTTTATATTCCACAAGACGTCTGAAAGAAGCAGGAGAAGCTGAAGGTCACGAAATACAGATAATTAATTATTTACGTTGCTATATGAATATAACGGCTCATAAACCAACGATTATGTATAAAGGGAAACCTTTAGAGAACTTTGACGCGGTTATACCTCGGATTGGTGCTTCTCGCACCTTTTATGGAACAGCAGTAGTCAGACAATTTGAGGTAATGGGGGTGTTTAGTGCTAACGATTCTCAAGCGATATCTCGCTCTCGCGATAAACTACGCTGTTTACAATTACTAGCCCGCAAAGGCATAGGGTTACCCGTAACAGGATGTGCACACGCTACAGAAGATATCGATGGTTTAATTGAAAGCGTTGGGGGAGCACCTGTAGTAATTAAACTTTTAGAAGGTACTCAGGGTATTGGAGTAGTGTTAGCAGAAACTCATCAAGCAGCTAAATCAGTCATCGAAGCCTTTCGGGGTTTAGACGCTAATATCTTGGTGCAAGAATATATCAAAGAAGCCCAGGGGGCTGATATTCGTTGTTTTGTGATCGGTGATAAAGTGGTAGCTTCTATGAAACGCCAGGGTTTAGAGGGAGAATTTCGCTCTAATCTCCACCGAGGGGGTAAAGCTGAAAAAATTAAACTGACACCAGAAGAAAGGAGTACAGCGGTACGCGCGGTTAAAGCTATGGGTTTAGGGGTAGCAGGAGTAGATTTACTACGATCCAATCACGGTGCGTTGGTGTTAGAAGTCAATTCTTCTCCAGGTTTAGAAGGAATCGAAGCAGCAACAGATATTAATGTAGCAGGGAAGATCATTGATTTTGTCACTAAAAGTGCTATGCAGGTAAAAAACCGCGCCGATTCACAATATTAATCTTATTTTTTATTTAAATCGGCAACACCATCAAAAAGCATCCACAAACCACCTAAAACGATTACAACAGCTAAAATTACCAGAATTGTATCCATATGGCTAAATCTCAATGGGAATGTTTATTAGAAAATTTGGGCGAATGGTATGGTTCATTTACTCGCTTATCCCCTACAGGAGAAATAAAAGAAGATACCCCTACCATCGTATCTCTAGAGGGACGGGATGACAATCAAACTATCCACCAAGTGGTTCGCTATCTCCCCCCTAATCAACCACCACAGGAAACTGTACTTACCTATAGCTCCTTAAGTCGTAATATTTTATTCAGGGAAAATGGGGCTTTTTCTCAAGGTTCATTATTTTGGTCACCCTGGAGTCAATGTGGAGCAGAATTGGGCTTAATTAATGGCGATCGCCGTTTGCGGCTTGTTATCTTATTTAATCAAGGTTCTCAACCTACTTCTCTAACTCTAATTCGGGAAAAACTACCTCATAGTAATCAACCAGAAAACCCCCCTTTAACCATAGAACAACTCTTAGGGACTTGGCAAGGTACAGCAACTACTATCTCTACTGATTTTAGTCAATCTCCCATTCAGACAACCCAACTAGTCATAACTAGAGAAAATAACCAATTAAGCCAAAAACTCAGTTTTGCCCAAAGAACCATTACTTCAGTAGCGCAGATTAAAAATTGTATAATAGAGTTTGAAACTAGTAAACCACCCGTACGAGTATTACTCTTACCCGATGGTGCTTCCGCTGCTTTTCCTTTGGCGATTGAACCTGGAGTACCCTTTTTTCTAGAAATAGGTTGGTTAATCAAACCCACAATTAGACAGCGATTAATCCGCAACTATAACTCAAAAGGAGAATGGACTGGTTTAACTTTCGTCCAAGAAAATCTGACTGACTAACATAAAGGCAAAAATTTATGACCACAACGGACAAATATAAACCGACAAATCTAACTCTTACAGGATTAACCCCCCAAGAAGTAGAAACTAGTAGAGCAAAATCTGGTACTAATCTGATTACGCCACCACCGAGTAACCCTTGGTGGGAATTACTATTAGAGAAATTTGCAGATCCTATCGTTAGAATACTACTGATCGCAGCTCTTCTAGCTATTGGTGTCGGTATCATTGATGGAACTTATCTCGAAGGTGTGGGAATTATCGTCGCCATACTTTTGGCTACCTTTGTAGCTTTTATCAATGAATATAAGGCTAACCAAGAATTTGATATTCTCAATCAAACCAACAATTCTGAACCAATCGAAGTCTTGCGCAATGGACAGTTTACCACTATTCCTAAACAAGATATCGTAGTGGGAGATTTGGTGATTATCTCCACCGGACAAGAAATACCCGCAGATGGAGAAATTATCGAAGGGGTAACCCTGAAAGTAGATGAGTCCAAGTTAACGGGAGAAGATCGCCCTGTTAATAAATATAGCTCTACAGAAGCAACCACCAAGGAGGAAAGTGATACCGCTTATCCCTCAGATAAATTACTACGTGGAACAATAGTAGTTAATGGTCACGGTATGATTAAAGTGACAGCGGTAGGAGATAGCACCGAAATAGGTAAGACAGCTAAAGCTATTCAAACTATCGAACAGGTAGAAACTCCCCTGAATCTACAATTAGATCGCCTCAGTAGATTAATAGGAGTGTTAGGATTGGCGATCGCCGTTCTTATTGATATCGCTTTAGTAGCCAGAGGTGTAATTACCGAAGAGATTATACTCACAGCAGGACAATGGTATTTAGTAGGGATAGTCGTAACAGGATTAGTGGTAGCTTTAGTCTGTATCTGGTTACCTATCGTTTATGACGGAATCGAATTAAGCGGTAAAGACATCGAACAACCCGAATGGTTAGCCTCGGCGACTTTAACTACCTGGTTAGGAACGATCGCCCTAGGATTAGGAATAGCAGCAGGAGGAATCGCGATTATCTATAATCTCGGTTTAATTCCAGCCAACCCAGCAGATTGGATACCCACAGATGTAGCTACTACCTTCTTAACCTACTTTATGATCGCCGTAGCGGTAATCGTAGTAGCAGTACCCGAAGGACTCGCTCTCAGCGTTACCCTGAGTCTAGCTTATAGTATGCAAAAAATGACTCAGCAAAATAACTTGGTGCGTACTATGAACGCTTGCGAAACCATCGGCGCAGCTACGGTAATCTGTTCTGATAAAACGGGAACTCTTACTCAGAATAAAATGTGTGTCAGTGAAGTAAATTTCCCCGAAATTACTACCAATGAAGCTAATCTAGATAGTACAATGGCAGGTCAATTAGTCGTTGAAGCGATCGCCGTTAATAGTACAGCCAACTTAGACCGTAATCAAGAAGTTAAGATTCTCGGTAACCCTACCGAAGGTGCACTCTTACTCTGGCTAGAAGAGAGAGGTTTTGATTATCTCAAATACAGAAATGAATTTAAACTACTCAATCAACTAACCTTCTCCTCAGAAAAAAAATACATGGCTACCTGGGGTATCTCTTCCTGGAATCAGGAACAAGTCTTATACGTTAAAGGTGCACCAGATCTCCTCCTGCAAAACTGTCAACAAATTCTTACCCCTGAAGGTGTACAACCTCTAAATGACCAGATTAGAGCAGAATTAACCGCTAATCTGCAAAAATACGAGGCTAAAGGGAAAAGAACTCTGGCTTTTGCTTATGCACTAGGAACAGAAGATTACCAAGAAGACCTAGATGTCAAAAAATACACCGCTAACCTGACTTGGTTAGGTTTTATAGCTATTACAGACCCCATACGCCCTGAAGTACCTCAAGCCGTGGCTATGTGTAATAAAGCGGGTATCGAAGTAAAAATGATTACAGGTGATAGTCATCTAACGGCTTTAGAAATAGCCCACGAAATCGGGATACTTCCTGCAGATGATTATCAATCCTATATTCTCGGTCCTGATTTCCGCGCTATGGATGACGAACAAGCCCTAACTGCCATTAGAAAAGCTAAAGTAGTAGCCCGCGCCCGTCCTCAAGATAAACAACGCATCGTACAATTATTGCAAAGTGATGGACAAGTAGTAGCAGTTACAGGAGACGGAACCAACGACGCACCAGCCCTTAAACAAGCACAAGTGGGCTTAGCTATGGGTAAAATTGGTACTTCTGTAGCTAAAGACGCTAGTGATATTATTATCCTTGATGACTCCTTCGGTAGCATCGAATTAGGGGTAATGTGGGGGCGATCGCTTTACCAAAACATCCAGAAGTTTATTCTCTTCCAATTAACCATTAACGTAGCTGCTTGTGGTATCGCTTTACTTGGTCCTTTTATC comes from Gloeocapsa sp. DLM2.Bin57 and encodes:
- a CDS encoding heme oxygenase (biliverdin-producing); translated protein: MSTNLATLLREGTKKSHTMAENVGFVKCFLKGVVEKTSYRKLVSNLYFVYQAMEEEMAKLKDHPIVGQIYFSELNREKSLEKDLYYYYGPNWRQEIKLSPAGEAYVERIHTIASQQPELLVAHSYTRYLGDLSGGQILKKIAQQAMNLEEGSGTAFYEFENISDEKAFKTQYRQALNELDVDQATADQIVVEANEAFKMNMKMFQELEGNLIKAIGIMLFNTLTRRRSRGSTDSDLATVSE
- the crtD gene encoding C-3',4' desaturase CrtD: MKQDKVIVIGAGIGGLTAGALLARHGYDVSIYEQAYVPGGCASTFKRKGFTFDVGATQVAGLEPGGIHDRLFKELGVESPRGKICNPACAVFLPDETEPINVWRDQEKWQMERNRQFPGSERFWQLLNRLFEISWRFQEREPVLPPRNPWDLTELIKAVRLDTLITVPFALMTVGDILRLYGLDGNRRLSTFLDLQLKLYSQVDANATALLYAATALSVSQAPQGLFHLYGSMQVLSDRLVEALTKHGGKLYYGHRVEQIHREGNQVKAVTIGNLKTQQIWQEEASHIVGNLTVQNLVKLVNLPNYAKRVAKLPPSSGAFVVYLGVEPEAIPSNCPPHLQFLYDYTGPIGENNSLFVSVSQPGDGRAPAGKATIIASSFTEVSRWWQGSEEEYQQLKQQYTEEAIARLSNYFTLSPATIIHQESATPRTFARYTAREQGIVGGIGQRLSTFGPFGFATRTPLSNLWLVGDSVHPGEGTAGVSYSAATVVKQILSS
- a CDS encoding ATP-dependent zinc protease, whose protein sequence is MIKKTLTTIGWREIIALPELNIPSIKAKIDTGARTSALHAFHIQEFYLDDKPMVSFQVHPHQKDTHHTVTAIAELLGYKEVRNSGGHLQNRPVIKTKVEVNGSSWKIEVTLTNRDLMGFRMLLGRQALRGHFIVDPGRSFLLS
- a CDS encoding 30S ribosomal protein S6--L-glutamate ligase, which translates into the protein MKIAILSQDSSLYSTRRLKEAGEAEGHEIQIINYLRCYMNITAHKPTIMYKGKPLENFDAVIPRIGASRTFYGTAVVRQFEVMGVFSANDSQAISRSRDKLRCLQLLARKGIGLPVTGCAHATEDIDGLIESVGGAPVVIKLLEGTQGIGVVLAETHQAAKSVIEAFRGLDANILVQEYIKEAQGADIRCFVIGDKVVASMKRQGLEGEFRSNLHRGGKAEKIKLTPEERSTAVRAVKAMGLGVAGVDLLRSNHGALVLEVNSSPGLEGIEAATDINVAGKIIDFVTKSAMQVKNRADSQY
- a CDS encoding DUF3598 family protein; the protein is MAKSQWECLLENLGEWYGSFTRLSPTGEIKEDTPTIVSLEGRDDNQTIHQVVRYLPPNQPPQETVLTYSSLSRNILFRENGAFSQGSLFWSPWSQCGAELGLINGDRRLRLVILFNQGSQPTSLTLIREKLPHSNQPENPPLTIEQLLGTWQGTATTISTDFSQSPIQTTQLVITRENNQLSQKLSFAQRTITSVAQIKNCIIEFETSKPPVRVLLLPDGASAAFPLAIEPGVPFFLEIGWLIKPTIRQRLIRNYNSKGEWTGLTFVQENLTD
- a CDS encoding calcium-translocating P-type ATPase, PMCA-type, which codes for MTTTDKYKPTNLTLTGLTPQEVETSRAKSGTNLITPPPSNPWWELLLEKFADPIVRILLIAALLAIGVGIIDGTYLEGVGIIVAILLATFVAFINEYKANQEFDILNQTNNSEPIEVLRNGQFTTIPKQDIVVGDLVIISTGQEIPADGEIIEGVTLKVDESKLTGEDRPVNKYSSTEATTKEESDTAYPSDKLLRGTIVVNGHGMIKVTAVGDSTEIGKTAKAIQTIEQVETPLNLQLDRLSRLIGVLGLAIAVLIDIALVARGVITEEIILTAGQWYLVGIVVTGLVVALVCIWLPIVYDGIELSGKDIEQPEWLASATLTTWLGTIALGLGIAAGGIAIIYNLGLIPANPADWIPTDVATTFLTYFMIAVAVIVVAVPEGLALSVTLSLAYSMQKMTQQNNLVRTMNACETIGAATVICSDKTGTLTQNKMCVSEVNFPEITTNEANLDSTMAGQLVVEAIAVNSTANLDRNQEVKILGNPTEGALLLWLEERGFDYLKYRNEFKLLNQLTFSSEKKYMATWGISSWNQEQVLYVKGAPDLLLQNCQQILTPEGVQPLNDQIRAELTANLQKYEAKGKRTLAFAYALGTEDYQEDLDVKKYTANLTWLGFIAITDPIRPEVPQAVAMCNKAGIEVKMITGDSHLTALEIAHEIGILPADDYQSYILGPDFRAMDDEQALTAIRKAKVVARARPQDKQRIVQLLQSDGQVVAVTGDGTNDAPALKQAQVGLAMGKIGTSVAKDASDIIILDDSFGSIELGVMWGRSLYQNIQKFILFQLTINVAACGIALLGPFIGVNLPFTVTQLLWINLIMDTFAALALATEPPSQKVMEIPPRNSDEFIISKAMAANIFTLAPIFLVIFVAFLLYIQRDGVVDTYELSLFFSTFVMLQFWNMFNAKTFGLKESAFSNIANNQGFLAIALIIFIGQILMVQLGGDVFRTVPLSWRDWLIIIASTSLILWIGEISRFFSRLKSA